AGCGTGATGCTGGCGATTCCGGGGATTCGCGAGTCGGTGTATGCGATGCCGGTGTGGGTGGGGATTATCTACGTTGCGTATCGGTTGCGAGTCCGAAACAGCAATGCGGTGGTGAGCGTACCGTAATTCCCGTGGGAGCCGGGCTTGCCCGCGATAGCGGTGTATCAGGCACAGGATCTGCCAACTGATACACCGCTATCGCAGGCAAGCCAGCTCCCACCGTTTTGAATGCATTCCAAATAAAAAGCCCCGGTGATCCGGGGCTTTTTGTTTAGAGGGTGGAACGCACTCGCCACAGTTCGGGGAAGAGCACCGTGTCGAGCATCTTGCGCAGATACCCCACCCCTTCCGTGCCGCCCGTGCCGGGCTGGAAGCCGATAATCCGCTCCACGGTGGTCACATGCCGGAAGCGCCACTGGCGGAACGAATCTTCCAGGTCGATGAACTTCTCGGCCAACTGATACAAGTCCCAGTAACGGCTCGGGTCGCGGTATACCACGCGCCACGCGGCCTCCACCGACTCATCGTGAACCGTTGCCGCCGTCGGGTCGCGCTCGGCCCGTTTCGGGTCTATCGCCAAACCTGCCTTGACCATCAGGTTGATCGCCTCGTCATACAGCGACGGCGTGGCAATCGCCACTTTCAACTCGTTCAGCAGCTCCGGCCGATGGGCGTGGGGCCGCAACAGCGCCGCGCTTTTATTGCCGAGGATGAATTCGATCTCACGGTACTGGAACGACTGGAACCCCGACGATTGCCCCAGGAACGGGCGGATCGCCTTGTACTCCGAAGGCGTCATGGTCGCCAGCACCGCCCAGGCGTGCACCAGTTGATCGAAGATCCGCGAGACCCGCGCCAGCATCTTGAACGCCGGCGGCAGCTCGCCCAGGCGCACGTGTTCGCGGGCAGCCTTGAGCTCATGGAGCATCAGTTTCATCCACAGCTCGGAGGTCTGGTGCTGGATGATGAAGAGCATTTCGTTATGGTCCGGCGACAGCGGGTGCTGGGCGCTGAGGACTTTGCCCAGGTCCAGGTAATCGCCGTAGCTCATGGACTCGGAAAAATTCAATTCGGCGTTATGCCAGTCTTCCGGGGGCTGGTAGTCGGCAGAGAAGGGACATTGGCTCATCGCGTGGGCTCCAAAAGCGGGCGCAGGATTGCGCGGACGGGGCTGGCATCCAGGTTGGCGAAACGCAACGGCAGTGCAATCAGTTCATAGTCGCCCTCCGGTACGTCATCGAGCACGATGCCTTCGAGGATCGCCATGCCATGGCGCGCCACGACGTTGTGGGAGTCCATGGTCTTGGACTGTTGCGGGTCCAGGGACGGCGTGTCGATACCGATCAGACGCACACCCAGGCTGGCCAGCAGCTCAATGGTTTGCGGGGCGATGGCAGTGAAGTCCGGATCCCACTCGGTCAGTGGCGCTTGTGGATAAGTGCGCAGCAGCACGCGCTCCGGCACGTTATCCACACGACCGTCCAACTGCTGCGGCAGTACCAGCGCACCGCTGTCCAGGCAATGCAGCACCCGGCACGGTCCCATGTACACGTCCAGCGACACCTCGCCAATCGGCGCACCGTCCTCGCTGTAATGCAGCGGCGCGTCCACATGGGCGCCGGTGTGTGGCGACAACGTGATACGCCCGACATTCACCGGGCATTGCGGGCCGAACTGCCACACACGTTCTTCCTGGAACGGCGTATCCCCCGGCCAGGTCGGGGTCGCCGTACTCAAGGGCGGGCTGATGTCCCACCACGTTTTTATTGGGTTCATTTCAAGGCTCTCGGCGGTTACTGGGATGAATGATACGAGGGCCAGGTGTGAATTTTCTTGCGAATTCTGGCGTGAAGCGGGAAAACTTTCGCACTAACTGCGAGGAATGGGCGAATTGGCGCTTAGATATATCATTCCGGCCCGGTGGAGCAGCCGCTGAAGATCCAATGTGGGAGCGGGCTCGCTCGCGAAGGCGGTAAGTCAGTCAATTTATGTGTGGCTGACACACCGCATTCGCGAGCAAGCCCGCTCCCACGGACTGCATGGGTGCCCGAAGCATCGCACTCCCCTGCGCTTCTGGGCATCCCAGTGTCGAGTTCAGACCACTGGCGCAACGCCCAACGCCTTAGGGTGCATCTTCCATTCCCCGCCCTGGAGTCATCATGTCCAAGCCCATCACCGTACTGCGCGACACCCACCCACTGCCGGTCCTGGATGCCTGCAAATGGGAAAAGCTCGAAGGCGACCCGCACACCGTCAACCTCAACGCCTACACCAGCGAAGACGGCAGCAAGATCATGGGCACCTGGATCTGCACACCGGGCAAGTGGTACGTGGACTACGTGAAGTGGGAGTACTGCCACTTCCAGGAAGGCTATTGCATCATCACCCCGCAAGGCCTGGAGCCGATTCACCTGCGGGCTGGGGATATCTTTGTGGTGGAACCGGGGATGAAGGGGACGTGGGAAGTGGTGGAGACGGTGCGTAAGTATTTTGTGTTTGCATAATTTTTTGTAGTGAGCGGGCTTGCCCCGCGCTGGGCTGCGCAGCAGCCCCAATAAAAAAACGCCGCATTCTTTCAGGAAGAACGCGGCGGCTGGTTTTAGGGCCGCTTCGCGCCCCAGCGCGGGGCAAGCCCGCTCACTACAGGGGCTCTATTCAGGCTTGCGATAACTATTGATGATCGCCGAGAAGTCCTTGCCCCCTTCCCCGCGCTGACTCATCGATTGATACAACTGCTGGGCCACGGCGCCGAGGATTACCGGCTGTTTCGCCTGACGCGCCGCCTCGGTGGCCAGGCCCAGGTCCTTGAGCATAAGGTCGGCACCGAATCCGCCGGTGTAGCCGCGCGATGACGGCGCGGTTTCGATCACGCCCGGCCAGGGGTTGTAGGTGTCGGAGCTCCAGCAGCGCCCGGTGGAGCTGTTGATGATCCCCGCCAGCACTTGTGTGTCGATGCCCAGCGCATCGCCCAGGGCCATGGCTTCGCTGACGCCGATCATGCTGATGCCCAGCAGCAGGTTGTTGCAGATCTTGGCGATTTGCCCGGTGCCTACCTCGCCGCAGTGCACGATGTTGCGGCCCATCTGCGCCAGCACCGGTTGCAGGGTGGCGAACAGTGCCGGGGTGGCGCCGACCATGAAGGTCAGGGTGCCCGCCTGGGCGCCGCCGGTGCCGCCGGAGACGGGTGCGTCGGCCATCACCACGCCTTGTCTGGCCGCAGCAGCCGC
Above is a genomic segment from Pseudomonas azadiae containing:
- the kynB gene encoding arylformamidase, producing MNPIKTWWDISPPLSTATPTWPGDTPFQEERVWQFGPQCPVNVGRITLSPHTGAHVDAPLHYSEDGAPIGEVSLDVYMGPCRVLHCLDSGALVLPQQLDGRVDNVPERVLLRTYPQAPLTEWDPDFTAIAPQTIELLASLGVRLIGIDTPSLDPQQSKTMDSHNVVARHGMAILEGIVLDDVPEGDYELIALPLRFANLDASPVRAILRPLLEPTR
- the kynA gene encoding tryptophan 2,3-dioxygenase gives rise to the protein MSQCPFSADYQPPEDWHNAELNFSESMSYGDYLDLGKVLSAQHPLSPDHNEMLFIIQHQTSELWMKLMLHELKAAREHVRLGELPPAFKMLARVSRIFDQLVHAWAVLATMTPSEYKAIRPFLGQSSGFQSFQYREIEFILGNKSAALLRPHAHRPELLNELKVAIATPSLYDEAINLMVKAGLAIDPKRAERDPTAATVHDESVEAAWRVVYRDPSRYWDLYQLAEKFIDLEDSFRQWRFRHVTTVERIIGFQPGTGGTEGVGYLRKMLDTVLFPELWRVRSTL
- the mmsB gene encoding 3-hydroxyisobutyrate dehydrogenase; its protein translation is MKIAFIGLGNMGAPMARNLIKAGHALNLFDLNQTVLKELAELGASISNSPREAASGAELVITMLPAAAHVRSVWLNDDGVLAGVGQGVPAVDCSTIDPQTARDVAAAAARQGVVMADAPVSGGTGGAQAGTLTFMVGATPALFATLQPVLAQMGRNIVHCGEVGTGQIAKICNNLLLGISMIGVSEAMALGDALGIDTQVLAGIINSSTGRCWSSDTYNPWPGVIETAPSSRGYTGGFGADLMLKDLGLATEAARQAKQPVILGAVAQQLYQSMSQRGEGGKDFSAIINSYRKPE
- a CDS encoding cupin domain-containing protein, which encodes MSKPITVLRDTHPLPVLDACKWEKLEGDPHTVNLNAYTSEDGSKIMGTWICTPGKWYVDYVKWEYCHFQEGYCIITPQGLEPIHLRAGDIFVVEPGMKGTWEVVETVRKYFVFA